The following proteins are encoded in a genomic region of Sorangiineae bacterium MSr12523:
- a CDS encoding FAD-dependent oxidoreductase, protein MTKESRVDVVIVGAGAAGLTLAIELARRGVSFRLIEKLDGPFRGARGKGLQPRSLEVFDDLEILDRIAARGGLYPPQRSYRDDGSYVDTGIGDGMTPTPAEPYRLPLLVPQFATEAVMRERLAELGSAPEFAHELRALQQDATGVDAVVSHPGGEEKIRCRYLVGADGGRSFVRQALAIGFPGKTLGIRALVADVHLEGLSRDAWHRFNDSRVESQIAICPLAGTDMFQIQAPVALEGDVDVSADGLTAMCVARTGRQDVVVRSVSWESVFTMNARLADRYQDGRVLLVGDAAHVHPPTGGQGLNTSLQDAYNLGWKLAAVLGGAPANLLSTYEEERRPIAAQVLGLSSALLEAAKRGSTHRGREVQQLDLGYRGSSLALEEGAPPDGIHAGERAPDAPIRSALGIGRRLFDLFRGPHWTLLAYGTDREPRISPRPGLRIHPLAPRGASAEFIDDADHVRTAYRLPPEHFILIRPDGYIGAILPQQNVTSLETYLHQFSPPNSKLT, encoded by the coding sequence ATGACGAAGGAATCGCGGGTGGACGTCGTAATCGTCGGGGCCGGTGCAGCAGGTTTGACACTGGCCATCGAGCTCGCGCGGCGCGGCGTCTCGTTTCGATTGATCGAAAAGCTCGATGGGCCGTTTCGAGGCGCACGCGGGAAAGGGCTTCAACCTCGCAGCCTCGAGGTATTCGACGACTTGGAAATCCTCGACCGGATCGCCGCGCGAGGCGGGCTGTACCCGCCGCAGCGCTCTTATCGTGACGATGGAAGTTACGTCGACACGGGCATCGGGGATGGTATGACGCCGACCCCTGCGGAGCCCTATCGACTGCCGCTCCTCGTTCCGCAGTTCGCGACGGAAGCGGTGATGCGTGAGCGATTGGCGGAACTGGGGAGCGCGCCCGAGTTCGCTCACGAGCTTCGCGCGCTCCAGCAGGACGCAACGGGTGTGGACGCCGTGGTGTCTCACCCCGGCGGAGAAGAGAAGATTCGATGCCGGTATCTCGTGGGTGCCGACGGTGGACGGAGTTTCGTTCGCCAGGCGCTCGCCATCGGATTCCCTGGGAAGACCCTCGGAATCCGCGCGCTCGTTGCCGATGTCCATCTCGAGGGATTGAGCCGCGACGCATGGCATCGATTCAACGACTCCCGTGTCGAGTCGCAGATTGCGATATGCCCGCTCGCGGGGACGGACATGTTCCAGATTCAGGCGCCCGTGGCCCTCGAGGGAGATGTCGACGTATCCGCAGATGGCCTTACAGCGATGTGCGTGGCACGTACGGGGCGGCAGGACGTCGTGGTCCGCTCGGTGAGTTGGGAATCCGTCTTCACCATGAACGCGCGGCTTGCCGATCGATACCAAGACGGGCGGGTGCTCCTGGTGGGCGACGCGGCGCACGTCCACCCGCCCACCGGAGGTCAAGGTCTCAATACGAGCCTTCAAGATGCATACAACCTCGGCTGGAAGCTGGCCGCGGTGCTCGGAGGTGCACCGGCGAATTTGCTTTCAACCTACGAGGAGGAGCGGCGGCCCATCGCAGCGCAGGTACTGGGGCTCTCGAGCGCACTTCTCGAGGCGGCGAAGCGAGGCTCGACGCATCGCGGCCGCGAGGTGCAACAGCTCGACCTCGGATACCGAGGGTCCTCCTTGGCTCTGGAAGAAGGCGCCCCCCCCGATGGCATCCATGCCGGAGAACGCGCCCCGGATGCTCCGATTCGCAGCGCGCTGGGCATTGGAAGGCGCCTCTTCGATCTTTTCCGAGGCCCCCATTGGACCTTGCTGGCCTACGGCACCGATCGAGAACCCCGCATTTCGCCCCGCCCCGGTCTCCGGATCCACCCCCTCGCCCCTCGCGGCGCCTCGGCCGAATTCATCGACGACGCCGACCACGTTCGCACCGCCTACCGTCTCCCCCCCGAACACTTCATCCTAATCCGCCCCGACGGCTACATCGGCGCCATCCTTCCCCAGCAAAATGTCACCTCCCTCGAAACCTACCTCCACCAATTCAGCCCCCCAAACTCCAAACTCACGTAA
- a CDS encoding VOC family protein, whose amino-acid sequence MRVHELFPYIRVKNAAKAIEFYKRAFGVTEKFRLTEPSGRIGHAELDFGCATLMLSDEYPECGIQGPQTIGGTSFAVHLHVDNADAWIRRAVDAGATVLREPKDEFYGERAGVVRDPYGHEWNIGHEIEKVTPEEMQRRYDAILRK is encoded by the coding sequence ATGAGAGTCCACGAGCTGTTTCCGTACATCCGCGTGAAGAATGCCGCCAAGGCCATCGAGTTTTACAAGCGAGCCTTCGGGGTGACGGAAAAGTTCCGTCTCACGGAGCCTAGTGGACGCATCGGTCACGCCGAGCTCGATTTTGGCTGCGCCACGCTGATGCTCTCGGACGAGTACCCCGAATGCGGAATCCAGGGACCGCAGACCATCGGTGGGACGTCCTTCGCGGTGCACCTCCACGTCGACAATGCCGATGCCTGGATACGGCGAGCCGTCGACGCGGGGGCGACGGTGCTGCGCGAGCCGAAGGACGAGTTCTACGGAGAGCGAGCCGGCGTGGTTCGGGATCCGTATGGGCATGAATGGAACATTGGGCACGAGATTGAAAAGGTGACGCCGGAGGAGATGCAGCGGAGGTATGACGCGATTTTGAGGAAGTAG
- a CDS encoding helix-turn-helix domain-containing protein — translation MAEREYMLPTGAMHLVFCLDAPLHLYDDPQDPTGHILGHSVIGGARSTFYVKDVSRPTRSVGAQFRPGAAELLLGVPADALMERHTRLEDLWGRGAGEYRERLLEARSPEAAVDLMESLLTARLAQRRMLHPCVAGALELFGDTADVRAVVDASGYSHRRFIALFREAVGLTPKVFCRIQRFQRALAWVASEHNASWADLALRAGYADQAHFNRDFREFAGVSPGIYRELAPVSRQHVPIPRTSSR, via the coding sequence ATGGCAGAGCGCGAGTACATGCTCCCCACGGGCGCGATGCACCTGGTGTTCTGCCTCGACGCGCCGCTGCACTTGTACGACGATCCGCAGGATCCCACGGGGCACATCCTTGGTCATTCGGTGATCGGCGGAGCGCGTTCCACGTTCTACGTGAAGGACGTGTCACGCCCCACGCGCTCCGTCGGAGCACAATTTCGGCCGGGCGCCGCCGAGCTCCTCCTCGGGGTGCCGGCCGACGCGCTCATGGAGCGTCATACGCGGCTCGAGGATCTCTGGGGGCGAGGGGCGGGGGAATACCGCGAGCGCCTGCTCGAAGCGCGCTCACCCGAGGCTGCGGTCGATCTGATGGAGTCGTTGCTGACGGCCCGTCTCGCGCAGCGGCGAATGCTGCACCCTTGCGTTGCCGGCGCACTCGAGCTTTTTGGCGACACCGCGGACGTGCGCGCCGTCGTCGATGCCAGTGGCTACAGCCATCGCCGATTCATTGCGCTCTTCCGTGAGGCGGTGGGCCTCACGCCCAAGGTCTTTTGCCGCATCCAGCGTTTTCAGCGCGCACTGGCCTGGGTTGCTTCGGAGCACAACGCCTCGTGGGCCGATCTTGCCTTGCGCGCCGGCTACGCCGACCAAGCGCACTTCAACCGGGATTTTCGTGAGTTCGCGGGCGTCTCGCCCGGAATTTACCGCGAGCTCGCCCCTGTTTCGCGCCAGCACGTGCCGATTCCGCGGACGTCCTCGCGCTGA
- a CDS encoding LacI family transcriptional regulator has translation MSKLATNRPTMNDVAAAAGVALKTVSRVVNDEPGVNPATAEKVKAAIDALGFRRNDGARTLRRGHTASIGVVVRDLADPFYSTLTRAVEEVALTHGFLVFTGSSDESPSRQRELALAFCARRVDGVVIVPVGEDHLYLQPEIAAGVAAVFVDRPAANLDADAVLVDNVGGVRKGIEHLLAHGHRRIGFLGDAPDIFTAGERVRGYREAITAAGHLVDPSLISMASPTRAAVRAALDRMLGGPTPATALFTGNSRVTVAVLRELAEQSPEHGKHRRPALVGFDDFEVADLLSPAVTVIAQDPARIGRAAAELLFRRMENKHREVVRRELPTRLIVRGSGEMPP, from the coding sequence ATGTCGAAATTAGCGACGAACCGGCCGACGATGAACGATGTGGCTGCGGCCGCCGGGGTCGCACTCAAGACGGTATCGCGTGTCGTCAATGACGAACCCGGGGTGAATCCCGCCACCGCGGAGAAGGTGAAGGCCGCGATCGATGCGCTCGGTTTTCGCCGCAACGATGGCGCGCGCACGCTTCGTCGAGGTCACACGGCCAGCATCGGCGTGGTGGTGCGCGACTTGGCCGACCCGTTTTATTCGACGCTGACCCGCGCCGTCGAAGAGGTGGCGCTGACCCACGGCTTCCTCGTCTTCACCGGCTCGTCCGACGAGAGCCCGTCGCGTCAGCGCGAATTGGCCCTCGCCTTCTGCGCACGCCGCGTGGACGGCGTCGTCATCGTTCCCGTGGGCGAAGATCATCTGTATCTCCAGCCCGAGATCGCGGCCGGTGTGGCGGCGGTGTTCGTGGACCGGCCCGCCGCGAACCTCGATGCGGACGCGGTGCTCGTCGACAACGTGGGCGGTGTTCGCAAGGGCATCGAGCATTTGCTCGCGCACGGGCATCGGCGCATCGGTTTCCTCGGCGATGCGCCCGACATTTTCACCGCCGGTGAGCGCGTGCGAGGTTACCGTGAGGCGATCACCGCCGCGGGCCACCTCGTCGATCCATCGCTCATCTCGATGGCTTCACCAACCCGCGCGGCCGTTCGCGCGGCGCTGGATCGCATGCTCGGTGGCCCAACGCCAGCGACCGCACTGTTCACGGGCAACAGCCGCGTTACGGTCGCCGTGCTGCGCGAGCTCGCCGAGCAGTCGCCCGAGCACGGCAAGCACCGCCGCCCGGCGCTGGTGGGCTTCGACGACTTCGAGGTGGCCGATCTGCTATCCCCGGCGGTCACGGTCATCGCGCAAGATCCCGCGCGCATCGGGCGCGCCGCCGCGGAGCTGCTCTTCCGCCGCATGGAGAACAAGCACCGCGAAGTCGTGCGGCGCGAGCTTCCAACCCGGCTCATCGTCCGCGGTTCGGGGGAAATGCCGCCCTGA
- a CDS encoding MgtC/SapB family protein gives MIARIVSGAVLGAVIGYERDRHGRPVGLRTHLLVALTSATFMVVSSQFAYYQHFAQGEGIEVDASRIAASVVSGIGFLAGGAILRTGLSVQGLTTAAGLWLVTAIGLCAGAGMYVESVAATAVGITALWLLRRLEDKDDHVASRRVTVVFGDEAEGDSMARIMDVVSKLGATVRDVEYSRRLDTKKRTTLTFDVKLPLRVTMGELVDTIERHPGVKRVSVVFSR, from the coding sequence ATGATAGCGCGAATCGTCTCCGGTGCCGTCCTCGGTGCGGTCATTGGATACGAGCGCGATCGGCACGGGCGTCCGGTGGGTTTGCGCACACACCTTCTCGTAGCCCTCACGTCGGCGACATTCATGGTCGTCTCTTCGCAATTTGCATATTACCAACACTTCGCCCAGGGCGAGGGCATCGAGGTCGACGCATCGCGCATTGCCGCGTCGGTGGTTTCGGGAATCGGCTTCTTGGCGGGAGGTGCCATCTTGCGCACCGGCCTCTCCGTGCAAGGCCTCACCACCGCGGCGGGACTCTGGCTCGTGACCGCCATCGGACTTTGCGCCGGCGCGGGCATGTACGTGGAGAGCGTCGCCGCGACGGCGGTGGGCATCACCGCACTCTGGCTATTGCGCCGCCTCGAGGACAAAGACGATCACGTGGCATCCCGCCGGGTGACCGTGGTGTTCGGAGACGAGGCCGAGGGGGATTCGATGGCCCGTATCATGGACGTCGTATCCAAGTTGGGTGCGACGGTGCGCGATGTGGAGTATTCGCGCCGCCTCGATACGAAGAAGCGCACGACGCTCACGTTCGACGTGAAGCTGCCGCTCCGCGTAACGATGGGCGAGTTGGTCGACACCATCGAGCGTCACCCTGGCGTGAAACGCGTAAGCGTGGTTTTTTCCAGGTAG